The Drosophila nasuta strain 15112-1781.00 chromosome 2L, ASM2355853v1, whole genome shotgun sequence genome window below encodes:
- the LOC132786925 gene encoding fibrinogen-like protein 1 yields MGRIKFNRVFLLMVLQILLVATTTGDETCESDRIMEEQCRLHNYKTVKPLLDYFRQVRNELEQSETKEKQISELNSDLMEKYHEIVRIHETFMKEADLLNEYKNKVIKGEHDLQLCQNKADKSDFEINSQHNIILKLKEQLADKSTNLENCQVQLKSVNSKLFEKDENIKRLSENIKNNTEHQKTLELELEKSKSILVNHEKDIQLCRSEINELNRTSENNREKQKKIQLKLTENETKLIDKVKENQLYQSELDKVNATTCIPFGDNPGVHQLNVSGIGLFNVLCDSQLAGPGWIVIQQRVGGNENFTRDWATYRKGFGSFESDFFLGLEKIHRITSLQRFELYIHLVHRNGRTLNARYDDFKISDEDNGYALSLGKFTGTIIEDGMRIAKNMKFTTFDRDNDKDDYGNCADLFESGWWYNSCSACPLNAPYGKHLVWCYFECIYLKEVKMLIRPKEAIKKL; encoded by the exons atgggcagaataaaatttaatagagTTTTCTTACTGATGGTCCTTCAAATATTATTGGTGGCTACAACAACTGGAGATGAA ACGTGTGAATCAGACCGAATAATGGAAGAACAGTGCCGGCTTCATAACTACAAGACTGTTAAACCTTTACTCGACTATTTCAGGCAGGTTAGAAATGAGTTAGAACAAAGTGAAACTAAGGAAAAGCAGATAAGTGAATTAAATTCCGATCTTATGGAAAAATATCATGAAATTGTAAGAATTCATGAAACATTCATGAAGGAGGCAGATCTGTTAAATgagtacaaaaacaaagtaatcAAAGGGGAACACGATTTACAATTGTGTCAAAATAAAGCTGATAAATctgattttgaaattaattcacaacataatattattcttaaattaaaagaacaaCTAGCAGATAAATCCACCAACTTAGAAAATTGtcaagttcaattaaaatctgttaattctaaattatttgaaaaagatgaaaatataaagagattgagtgagaatattaaaaataacaccGAACATCAGAAAACACTTGAGTTGGAATTAGAGAAGAGTAAATCTATATTAGTAAATCATGAAAAAGATATTCAGTTATGTCGATCAGAAATCAACGAATTAAATAGGACATCAGAGAACAATagagaaaaacagaaaaagattcaattgaaattaacaGAAAATGAAACTAAGCTAATAGATAAAGTAAAGGAAAATCAGTTATATCAATCTGAACTTGATAAAGTAAATGCCACAACATGCATCCCTTTCGGTGATAATCCAGGAGTTCATCAACTCAATGTCTCTGGCATAGGTTTATTCAATGTTTTGTGCGATAGTCAGTTAGCTGGACCTGGATGGATTGTAATACAACAACGAGTGGGGGGAAATGAGAATTTCACTAGGGATTGGGCAACGTATCGCAAAGGTTTTGGTTCTTTTGAAAGTGATTTCTTTCTTGGCTTAGAGAAAATCCATCGTATCACGAGCTTGCAGCGATTCGaactttacatacatttggttCATCGGAATGGAAGAACCCTCAACGCTCGTTATGACGACTTCAAAATATCTGATGAAGATAATGGATATGCACTGAGTTTGGGTAAATTCACTGGAACTATTATTGAGGATGGCATGAGaatagctaaaaatatgaaattcacaacattcgatcgcgacaacgacaaagaTGATTATGGTAATTGCGCAGACTTGTTTGAAAGTGGCTGGTGGTACAATTCTTGTTCTGCTTg TCCTTTAAATGCACCATATGGGAAACATCTAGTTTGGTGCTACTTTGAGTGTATTTACCTTAAAGAAGTTAAGATGCTAATTCGCCCCAAAGAAGCAATAAAGAAGTTATAa